The genomic window atcgccaattactagagcactttcatcaggtttctcagtgggtgcttcactgagtggggagaacctgtttgatgttctgatcggaacggaagagcggtgttttgacccgcgactatgccgtctcacagtcacccagttgccctgctgcacgggcgttgttaccggaaccgaacaatttgcatgactccctgagctagtcacatccaaagccgtatctaagtccctcacattcttactatcctccattaaagtttggatgtgtgtctctagttctgtgatcttctctgtcagcctagctatttccttgcatttatcacatgtataagactcactgccgacagagatagataaactatacatgtggcatgtggtgcactagtgatgcgcggatggcggttatatccgcgggcgctgcggataatccgcgggtcgggtgggtcgggtaataaaaaaatgcattctgattatttgcgggtgggtcgcgggtggatgagataaatcaataatgatgcaaatattaactacattttctaaaacttgaacgtgttttaaatatgtttttcatcaggcagagacgatttcatttgtgtgcgtgtgtgtgtttgcctgttctaagtttttggtgacagaaacgttgacattccatataaagtttgaagggagttatgcctgtgctaatgctattgagcacggtaatgcagcggtgtagtgcattggtcgctttgcgtttacccacgtctctgatgcgcatcattcagaagtgtcctgcattagccaaaatcatgacagtccaacacatgaatagctaattcagtcgcatgttaataaattgaaatattccctaaaaacacccagtaaagacagtgatgtggtcaggaccgtggcgccggcttcttttgaaatatatttgacgattttgcctgatgcgtccatgctgcctgttcattcttacgcgaaagcatgtcaggctaggcgtgcagtggtaggctataattattattgattacttatttgaatcagtagattataatgaaaacaataccttaaaaatgaaaagaagcagatttttatgctcagacctttcttaaactggtgaacccctgtaaacttcagtccaagcatgcgttcaaatactaagttcagagcggctctaatagagagaaaacccgaccgatttcgtcagagattgcggagagtcgcatccagatgtcagttaacgttattcttttctgcatggatttggcttaaaatcatgagtgataaacgtataagtgtgcagcgatttgcagatcagctgaatcaatctgctgttaacatgaaccatcaatttatcatatcatcatgcaaaactaagaattacaataagtgtaatatgacgatcgggtgcgggtcgggtgcggttatctaaatcagagaaaaatataggtgcgggtgggtggcgggcggataatttatttgaagctgcggattcgggtgacgattgagcccatccgcgcatctctatggtgcacacaacaacagcaagagaagaagccattactcaccgtttatGTAGAAAGgacccaacttaccactgttactTGATGAGCACTTGAAGAGCGGGATGGGAGGAGGAACAACGGAGTAAACAGGATGTAAAAGGAATCGCGATTTGCAAGCTAATCGATTAGCGGAATGCTAACGCGTTTCAGATCGTGGTTTTGAAATAAAAGCGAACAATCagcgagagagaaaggagagcggtAGTAGGCGCGAATGGAGTAACGTTACGTGTATAAAATGTAAGCCGCAAGTGGCAAGCTAGCTAGCTCACTGCACTCACGGTTAACGGGTAAAGTAagcggtcagattagtgtgacgggtaatttcacaagtctgttgggagtaaaactgtttttaaatactttaaacagcagagagtaataattagatagagatttctaaagaaaaacaagctcctGAAAGCTCCTGAAAGCTACAAATacagagagctaaaaacacaaaccagCGTCGGGTAAGAAGCTGTTCTTTAGTTCAGTtcgattttcttttatatttgcaCATCTTaatatcagccatgattattctagtcCGTCAATTAAAATCTTGTTTAAATGCATATCTGCTAATTGTTTACGAGAAGCACACatgtaagaggctgacaattagctgaacatatacttgtttaattagtgacaccaATTGACATTACTGTCTTtgtttttaaacctttatttgaatatggcaacataatattgccctctacaatatttttatgaataatctctgacagagacccctcccctatcagccaatcccTGCGTGCATATTTAATGAGCATGCCGACATCATCCAAGGCAACAAGGTCAACaccgcccttactcttagcttaagacttttttcaattttttagTAAAGGTTTGTCTCaacagctttgtgaataggttttaagagaaaactgttgattcagatcaggagtttaGTGTGGGTATGCAATTCTTTTGATTTGAACTTCTGAGAGGGTTTATGAATCTTTCGATACAGATCGAATTTGGAGCAGgcatcatttgattaagatcggaACTTTAGTGCGGGATTGAAATTCTTTTGATTCTGATCGGaacagtgggtttgtgaatcttgaTTCAGATTTCTTTCGATTCttttgaatcttttgattcaggttGGAACAGATTGAGATCAGAAATTAAGAGCGTCCATCACAAATAATTTGTTTCAGATCTGAccagtgggttcgcaaatcttttcaATTGAGATGGGAACTTAGGAGCggattcatgtttttttttttaattcaaacttTGGAGAGTGTACATGTATCTTTTGATTGAGATCAGATCTTCAGTTcggtgtgttttttttaaattcaaactTTGGAGAGGGtttatgaatcttttgattcagatcgaattTGGAGCGTGCAACataaatcttttaattcagatggtatcatgcatctttttttcttatttctaactttttttttttttttttaattaagcagtacaaaacatcaaaccattaaggcagtacagttgtgatataaaaaaaaaatatttttgccataattttgacccatacaatgtatttttggctattgctacaaatattcctgtgctacttaagactggttttgtggaccagggtcacataaatgtattattacagtggcctctagcagccaatgctgtgaagcagttttgagaaagaaacggaacataaaagacaattttaatgttaaaaagataaaaatatattttccttggacctattcattttgattagaaattgttgtgtattaaatcgtcaaacctaaagattttcttctctctgttaaacacaataataaaaaaacagctgttatattaaactctgagtggtcactattgaaactatatgtggtccctgatgtattgtattgtaagattgcagacaacaggctttactgcagagtatagaaataaaacaaacatattaaggaaggaattttatttcactatttcaaatattttaaatatcaatttaaggcaatttgtgaccctttttaagagccgcagaagtaaaatgaacagtatgagtagggtttgacaatgtacggtagaatattaaggcataaaatggcatgatttataattcagatacagcttcacacaaaacaaaacaaaatatcttatacaatggaatttcagcctttatacctttaaaaaGGATAAAtcgagtatataatttattatatttatttaaaacattaatattactgtcttatttgtttagattttacttttttagattttaactgtgtttgctgcataacaacgtaggtcgataattgcaataatttgaccataaagagctgaaaaaatgtggaaaagaaaaagtcactctctgtcacaagggggcgctttaagagcgctgaaatattaaggtTTCCCTAGAAACGGCTgaatacaaatcagcattaacgcactTTGGGCATCTAAGCAAAAGGGGCGGGTGCTCGAGCAGCCCCCTCTGCACGTGCCTGTTCTCACTGCTTTAGGATGAACAGAGTTTTCATGTACTTGTCTAGATCAACTCTGAGTAAAGCAAAGAGAGGTGATGTTTGGGTGAACTGATCAGTGTTAGTACAGATACCTGAACACAGAAGCGAGTCTGTGGACTGAATGATGGCCATCAGCATCTCATGTCCTCCAGATACCATCACCAAACTTACTCAACAACATCAGCAGATCTCCAGAGACATAGTGATCCATGAGCAGATCCTGAGAGCAGAAGAACAGACAGCACTGAACATCTGACAAACACAGATTCAGATCAATTTAACTTCCAAATCAATccaaagtaaatgaataaatgcatctAATAGAAATCCTTCACCTGCTCATGTGAAATCAGTGCTTTACTGACATCTAGTGGTCAAACTGAGCAACTGACTGGAAACCTCAATCACTTCATTACAGATGACAATAAGAAGAAACAGTTTGACAATTGATTTGATAAACATGAAAGACACTGTATGAATTATAGACAGGACTATATGCTTAATTAAAGAGAAATGAATGaatggaaattaactttttcacAGTAGGATTAGACTCTAACGCTTCTGAAACAAAATGTAAGGCAGTGTCACAAAGAGGAAATAACTACAAGATAAAACAGAAAAACATGTCGACCAGAGATTGACTATTTCTCAATAATAGATATAGAGTCTTTAGAAAGACTACATGAAACAGAAATGACGCACACATTGTCCttgatgtttgtttgttcatttattttgtgAACAGATAGTTTGACTGACAGATGAACTGACCGGAGTCCTTCTGCACACAAACCACTGCAAACACAATCATGTCAAGACTAATACAATCTTCACAGTAATAGTGTTTTTAACTATTTAATTCATATGGTCAACATTTCACATTATAAGAAACTGCTGTAAAAGGACACTGGATGAGTTTGATTTGACCAGATGTTTGAACTGGATTTGGATATAAATCAGATTGACAGGTCTGAGACACTTATTTGTATTGTTTATCATTTTTGGTTTATCACAGAATTTAAGTTGTTTAAACTGTAATATACAGCAAACAGTCTGATGTGGATCAATGACAGTATTTCAGGAAAATACTATAGTACTCTTCTCTCTTCTTCTCAACATATATCACAGGATCATTGGCTTCTCTGAACAGTCTGTGTTGGTCAGTGATCATCTTGTTTGCTCTCTTACAGACGGAAAGAACCAAATCCATGAAGAATTCATTCTTGAACACATATTTCACTTGTCCTTCCTCATGTTGTTTTAATCTTGCTTTGATGTAATCTATGAGTTGATAAATGTAGCTGATGTTGTAGCCCATCTTTGAAATGTTAAATGACTGAATCATTTTGTCACTCTGATGATCAACATCTGAGACTAATGATCTTATTTGGGCTTCATTCTCTGGAGGATGAATTCCAAACATTTCTTTAACTCTTCTGCTAGCATATCTTGTGGAATTTTTGAAAACAACATATTCAGAATAATTCAGCAGAGTGAAAATATCCCTGCTCTCCCTCCTGTGATCTACAGAAACACTTCTATAGACATCACTGAGGATCTTTCTCACATCTCTCATTATATCAACGTCTCTGATTGCAGGAGTGTCTCTGATGATCTTCTTCATCCACTGTTCCCAAAACAAATCAAACTCTTTCTTCAGTGTTACTTCATCAATTGctttatatttaagttttaatttgaGTTCTCTGCTCTTTTCATAGAGAGTGTTTTCATGATATCTCCTCTGAGCATCAATCTTTTTCTTGAGTTCTCGCTGCTGAAGAATCTCATTTAATTTCTTCTTTGTTTCTCTCACAATGTTTTCCTGAAGCTCTTTGATTTTGATTTCAAATGTTCTTTTCCACTGAATCAGTATATCTGCATCTCTGTCTGTCTCAAAGAATTCAGACATTGATTTTCCCACTTCTTCACTTGTCTGCTTCAGTTCTCTGTGAAGATCAGTTTCCTCAACCTCATGAATTACTCCATTTTCTATTTTGTTGTGTAGTTTGTTCTCAGTTTCCATCATGGCTCTGTGAAGACTCCAGGACCACTTGCTGTATTCTGTCTCCAGTTTCCTGTAGGCTGATATCTCCAGAGAATTTCTAAAGTTGAAGAGGAATTGTTCATTCAGTAATGCCTCCCAGAGATCTGTAATATGATATTTTAGTTGTGTTAGCATCATTCCACGTGATTTTGATGCATGAGTCATAATAGTCATCTTCAGGTCATGAATGTCCTCACAGTAGTTTGGGTTTGTTGGAGCCATTGGTGGGTTTCCCTCCCAGAGCTGAGCAAAATACTTCACATCTTTCTGACCATCAAATCTAATAACATCACTGAAACATTCTGCATCACAGACTTCCTCTTCAGCAGCTAGTTTTGTCATCGCATCCAGTGTCTTCTGCAGTCGTCTCCTTCCCTCCATGTTTTTCTGTCCAGCTGTGATGTCTGAAACGTTCTGGTGCACAAACACACAGCTGGGAttcagtctgatcttcttcatccTCATGAAGGCCTGAACAACAATCTGAAGAATGTCCTGCATCTCATATGTGTTTTCTCCAAAGATGTTGATCAATGTCAGATTTGCAAGACCAACAACAAATGTGGCCAATTCATTGTCATGATGTCTTGTTGATCTTCCAGTCAGTTCTGGAGCACAAAGACCCTCAGTATCAACAACTAGAATATAGTCAAACTTGATCTGTGTTTTGATCTGGTCTGAGACTCTGATCAGCTGCATGAAAGCTCCTCTGGTTGTCCTGCCAGGACCCATAACAAACTGGAGTCCAAACATGGCATTCAGCATTGTGGATTTCCCAGAGCTCTGAATCCCTAAAACTGACAGCACAAAGACTCTGGTCTGATCTCCCAGTTTGTGGATGAGTTGATCTAGAACAGCAGAGATCCAGATCACAGGAACATGAGCAGCATCTCCATCCATCAGCTCCAGTGGAAATCCAGAGATCATCATCTCTGCTGCGAGACTCGGGAGAGAAGAGAAGACCATCTGCAGGTCTTTCTTGTTCTTCTTCACAGATGAACATGATTCATAGATCTGACCGATCTCCCTCACGATGTGCTCCAAACCAAATGGTGCCGCTTGAAGATCCTCAGATATTCTCTCAAGTTCAGTTTGCTCAGCTTTGAGTTGTTCAGGTTTATCATGATTCTCTTTCAGTTTTAATACTGTTGACCACTTTTCATCATATTTGTGATGTAGAGCAGACAGATCAGCTGATGTATATTCATCCAGGAGGATTCTGAgccatttaataaaaaatataatctcACGACCAGTATACATTTGTTTAAGAAAACGCTTCATAAAATCACTGATGTCAAATGTATGCTGTTGTTGGCGTATTTTCCtcatttctgttttatttctacTTATTTCCATTTCTGTCTCATCTCCTCGAGGTCGATGTAGTTCTCTGTTCTTCTGACTCCACTGATGCCACAGTTTCCCCTGATGAGGCAGAAATGATTCTTTGACTTTCGTCAGATCTTTCTTCTCCAGTAAACTCACCATCTGCTGTGCTGCTGCTCTTCCTCTCCTGCAGTCATCATCATCTTCCTCATCTACTCTGATGTCTGAGTGTTTGGACACATCTTCAAGTCTGAAAGTGGAAAGTCGTTCTGAGACACTTGCATTTATAGCTCTTCTGAGTTCTTCAGAAACATCTGACTGATTTCTGTCTTTCAGACCGATTTTGTATTTTCCTTTTCGTGTCTCAATGATGGTTGAATCATCTTCACTAAAGAGACAAATTAGTGTTTTTGAGTCCTTGTAGAGTTCTTGAAGTTTTATCATACTTCTGTCATTCCTGTCCAGTCGTGGCAGAAGAACAACATTGACTGAGCTCATTTGAGTGAGGATCTGCAGCTGTTTCTCGTGGTCTCCTGCATCTCCGTGTAGATTACAGAACGCTACACAGTCAGTGAATTTATCATCATATGATCCAGATGGACAGAACCAGGCGATCTCCACCACTCCATCCATCAGGACTCTGGTTCTGCTGCTGTGTGTGCACTTCCTGTGGAAGAACGTGTTGTGTTTCTCATTGATCAGACTGTTCATCAGCTGAGACTTGGATGAAGACACAGAGCCAAACCTGAAGAAAAACACCATTGGAGTTTGTGTCTTGTAGATCGGCTGGGTTTGACGGATGATCTCATTGTTGGTGTTTCTGATCCACCAGCTCTTGTTGATTTGTCTGAATGTCCAGAGAGGAAACTCAATCTGTCGTGTGAATGGATCAGGAACAAGCAGAGGCAGAGCGTACTGACACTGGGACAGTTTAGTGACCATCAGCTGCTTCAGGAAACCATCAGCACAATAAAACACAGCCATCTGGACATCCATCGGGTGAATGAGGTCAGACTGACTGGTTCTTTTGTTTGAGAAagacatttcattaaaaatatcaaacAGATCTTCAGATGAGTCACTCTCTGTGTGATCTTGTTCACTGGGATCTCTAACATGAATGTATCTTGCTCTGTAGTCCATCATCAGTAGTTTCTGTATGAAAGTCTGAATCAGCTCTTCTTCAGCACAAGACTCATGAGATTGTAATGAATGTTCATTTATCTGAAGAACATCTGCAGCTCTCAGTTTGTGGTCAAGATGAAGTCTGTGAAATAGAGTTCGTATTCTTTCTGCTGGTTCAATGTCCTTGTCTTCTCCCTGTGTAAAAAACAGTAACATAGGAAGTTAAAACAATAgtacaattattattacaatCATAACAGGCAAtaattcatttctataattctgTGTCAGTACAGATTTAAACAGACTTGTCATGTCATCTgacctttttaaaatatttttttatcatgaATATAATAATTATCTGAATTTATTAATGCAATaactatatatgaatataattcTAAATATAACAACACTGTGAAGCTTCAGCACAAACCAGGTGTcgtccttcattcatcttcacaaTGTCCTCAAACATCTGCAGAAGATCATCAGGAGAGCTGCTCCTCTGAAGACTGAAGTGTCTGTTTGCACATTTCTGGATGATTTTCTGCAGGATGTGATTGGTTTGAGTGGGCTCTTGTGTGCTGAGCACCATGGTGTGTTGATAAACACGCTCAGAGAAAGAGTGCAGCACCTTCTCCACACACTCTTGATCTTCTGCTGAACACGGCTCATGTTTGAGGAGCAGAAGGATCACATGAGGTCCTGGATCAGACAGATGGACACACTCTCTCACTGTCTGTGTGATCTGATGATCTGAGATGTTGGTCTGGAGCAGCTGAGGACTGTTGATGATGATCACGTGTCTGTCCTTCAGTCTTCCTGCCACTCTCTCTACAACATCTGGAGGAGCTTCAGTGTCAAACGCTGCTCGTCCTAATATGAAGTTCCCCACCAGACTGTTTTCTGACACGCTTGAACCCAGAAGAACAATCCTCACTGCAAACAGTTGAATCAGACATTCAGTGTCCACAATCTTCACATCACACAATAAAACACAACACATGTGATATGTATGACATGTTATAATCTTAATCCAACATCACAGATAAAAATAACCAGAATCCACCAGCAGATTTTCCACACATAACTTTATTTATGTaataaagacttactcaaaggaGGATATTCTTTGCTCCGTCTTCTCCTGCGAGGAGGATTGTGGACGACAATCACTGTATGAAACAAAAGTCTTAGATTATACTTGACCTTCATCACATttgaacaaatgtgaccctggaccacaaaaccagtcataaggttaaatttgacaaaactgagatttatacatcatatgaaagttcaataaataagctttctattgatgtatggtttgttaggataggacaatatttggccgagatacatctgtttgaaatcagaaatctgaggatgcaaaaaatcaaaaagactgagaaaatcacctttaaagttgtccaaattaggttcttaacaatgcatattacaaatcaaaaattgcattttgatatgtttacagtaggaattttacaaaaaatcttcatggaacatgaactttacttaatttcttaatgatttttggcataaaagaaaaatcaaaaattttgacccatgcaatgtatttttggctattgctacaaacataccccagcgacttaagactggttttgtggtccagggtcacaaatgattaaAACAGCAAAACTGGTGTAAACGAAAGTCTGAAATGCTTAGAAGTCACATCAGAATAAATATGTTTGGAGTTTGTTAAGGAGACAAAAATAATTTTGATAATTTTCACTAAAAATGCAAAAAGAAATGGATTTGAAAAGTAAATAAAGTGCTTCAATAAATTACAATTCTATAGACTAATGAATGAAAATGTTCTTTTAGACTCAGTGATGTGAGTGTGATTTTTACCTGAGGTATCAGAGGTTGACATGTTGATATTCTGATCTCTCCTCCATTTATTTCTTCAGCTGATCATCTTCTCTGACGCTTGACGTCTGTCTGTTCATCGTCCTGTAAGAGATGTTAGTGATTTTCAAACAGTAACAGTTTCTGTTCATTCATCCAGACTATGTGAAGCTCCATCACTGCTCTGTTGTTTGTCGTTCAGTTTTCTGTTTAACTGCAGCAGCTTCAATCTCAACTAGTAGATCATGAAGCATGTTCTGCATGTTTACCAAGTCAAGTGAACATAAACCAAAAACACTTCACTTGACAGAAGATGAAAGTGAAACTGATGTTACTGCTGCTCATACAGCTATTACATTCAGAAATGAACTAAAGCCATTATTTAATGTTGCACGTCACAATTAAATCTTATAAACAAACATAAAGAGAGTATATGATACCTGTATTTTAAGATTCCATCGTGTAGACGTTTTCTTCCATGTTGCTAAAATGACCGCAGGAAGTTGATTGCAGCTGGATTCGTTCACTTTACAAAGAAAACTAACCTGTTCCTGTCTGTCTGGTCTGACAACAAATGCAGGCAAAAGTTCAAGCTCGAGACATAATGTGAGTAAATGACAAAGACAACAGCAGATAACCATACTCAATGCATATTGAGCTTATGTATTCACAGAATTAATTTAaccatacattatttatttagtttctttCATTACTctgcctttcagttttcacacAAAACCAAACCTACACTATTAAAGATGAAGTTACTCCGTGAAAAGCAGATTTGAGAtgagtgatttttcttttgttctttaattaacattaatgaaACAGCAATCTGCTCTCCCTTTTAGATCAAATGTACTGATCTTACATTTTCTCAGTTTACATGAAGACTCAAAAATAAAGCATTAAGCTGAAGGGAAAGTTGCACCACTGTTGATTCATGAGCACTGAACAAAACACACCTCAACTGAATCATTCTCAATGAATCGACTTCACCTGTCTATTGTCCATTTGCTTTTTATACATTGACTATCACTCTATATAGACAAATACAATCACATACAATAATCATTTCtcaaatatttattcaaatatacTGATAAATGTAAGATTGACTTTAATTGTATGACTGGACGCTTTCAACTGGTTTCTTGAACTGTCAGCAACTGAACTGCagctaaaactatttaaaatctagtgaattaagctacaaactccatcatcataatgcacaatgtttccatcTAACATGTATTTAGAGCTGCAGCTCGTCATATTAATGGAGTGTTTCACTAGTCAGCATTAAATCGCTTTCCTCTCCTCAATATGGTCctagatttgtgttggatgtcTTCAACGTCAAAATCACTTATCTTCGGAatgaaattttgattttttttgtaaacatcatacttttCTCGCTTTTTTTCAAGTTAAGCCAGTAGTAGTgctgacagtgtcgtgtaaacatgacTGAAGACGCGAACAGCGAATGAACAGACAaactgaatcaattgagtgagtcatttactctggaaccgctctgattgattcaaattTTTAGCATTCTACCAAAATAGTGGCATGATGAATTATTAAGAATACATATTGGCTAAGCTCAGGGActccaaaaataataattatgggTCGATTGTTCAGACACTGGCTGTGAAAATATTCCACCCTGTTAGGGACATATAGGCTACATAGTTatcacaaaatgttaataatgtaaattatcaaTAATGAGCTTTTCTTGGATGATATATGTCCCTTATGCTatgatagtatttttttttaattcttgaaacacaaaacaattattgatgaatgtcttgAGTATTAAGAACAGGTGCTTTTTTGTGCCCATTTTTGCCAACAGGATGGAAAATAATACAAACATTTTGCTCAAAAACATATATATGCTGTTAATGCTCCTCACCTCTCAAAATAAGACAAACGTATGCCAAATATTTAACTCTGCtgtcaaattattatttaaaatgacttgTCTAACAGTGGAATGGAGCATAACAGTGGAACAACAGTGTTAACAGGTTCTAgagaaataattacaatttagagAGGTCAGACATAagaaatgttgtttttatttataattgattAAAATAAAGATGCGGTCATTCATTTGGATGAACTAGattaacaaacaaacacacatgcCCTTTTTATGCACAAAAACTCAATATTTAC from Garra rufa chromosome 7, GarRuf1.0, whole genome shotgun sequence includes these protein-coding regions:
- the LOC141338846 gene encoding interferon-induced very large GTPase 1-like; translated protein: MNEGRHLGEDKDIEPAERIRTLFHRLHLDHKLRAADVLQINEHSLQSHESCAEEELIQTFIQKLLMMDYRARYIHVRDPSEQDHTESDSSEDLFDIFNEMSFSNKRTSQSDLIHPMDVQMAVFYCADGFLKQLMVTKLSQCQYALPLLVPDPFTRQIEFPLWTFRQINKSWWIRNTNNEIIRQTQPIYKTQTPMVFFFRFGSVSSSKSQLMNSLINEKHNTFFHRKCTHSSRTRVLMDGVVEIAWFCPSGSYDDKFTDCVAFCNLHGDAGDHEKQLQILTQMSSVNVVLLPRLDRNDRSMIKLQELYKDSKTLICLFSEDDSTIIETRKGKYKIGLKDRNQSDVSEELRRAINASVSERLSTFRLEDVSKHSDIRVDEEDDDDCRRGRAAAQQMVSLLEKKDLTKVKESFLPHQGKLWHQWSQKNRELHRPRGDETEMEISRNKTEMRKIRQQQHTFDISDFMKRFLKQMYTGREIIFFIKWLRILLDEYTSADLSALHHKYDEKWSTVLKLKENHDKPEQLKAEQTELERISEDLQAAPFGLEHIVREIGQIYESCSSVKKNKKDLQMVFSSLPSLAAEMMISGFPLELMDGDAAHVPVIWISAVLDQLIHKLGDQTRVFVLSVLGIQSSGKSTMLNAMFGLQFVMGPGRTTRGAFMQLIRVSDQIKTQIKFDYILVVDTEGLCAPELTGRSTRHHDNELATFVVGLANLTLINIFGENTYEMQDILQIVVQAFMRMKKIRLNPSCVFVHQNVSDITAGQKNMEGRRRLQKTLDAMTKLAAEEEVCDAECFSDVIRFDGQKDVKYFAQLWEGNPPMAPTNPNYCEDIHDLKMTIMTHASKSRGMMLTQLKYHITDLWEALLNEQFLFNFRNSLEISAYRKLETEYSKWSWSLHRAMMETENKLHNKIENGVIHEVEETDLHRELKQTSEEVGKSMSEFFETDRDADILIQWKRTFEIKIKELQENIVRETKKKLNEILQQRELKKKIDAQRRYHENTLYEKSRELKLKLKYKAIDEVTLKKEFDLFWEQWMKKIIRDTPAIRDVDIMRDVRKILSDVYRSVSVDHRRESRDIFTLLNYSEYVVFKNSTRYASRRVKEMFGIHPPENEAQIRSLVSDVDHQSDKMIQSFNISKMGYNISYIYQLIDYIKARLKQHEEGQVKYVFKNEFFMDLVLSVCKRANKMITDQHRLFREANDPVIYVEKKREEYYSIFLKYCH